TCCTTGAGCTGCTGCTTTTATTCTCTTTTCAATAGTTGTCCAAGGTGTCATTAAATCAGACAGAGAAATACAACAAAAATCATGACCTAAAATTGCTCCTAGTTTACTTCCAGCCGTTATAAACGCTGAAATACCCGGAACAGTTTCAACTGGAATTTCTAATTGTTGTTCTGCAACTTTCTGATATACTATAGAAGCCATTGCATAAATACTAGCATCTCCAGAACCAATAACGATAACATTTTCTCCTTTCTGAGCATGTTCAATTGCTATTTCTGCTCTTTTTTCTTCTTCACTCAACTCTTTTCCAATACAAACCGCATTTGGGTCTATTAAATGTTGAATGAATTGAAAATAGTAATGATACCCAATAATTACTGTTGCTTTTGTAATTGCTTCTGCAGCCATAGGAATCATATATTGTTGATGTCCTGGACCTATTCCAACAACTTTAATCATCTGTTTTGTTGTTTTTTATAATTAAAAGAGAGAAATACGGTATTTCTCTCTCTGAAATTTCTTGTAAGTTCGTAGTAATATATTCTTGAGGTGTTCCTAAACGTTCACAATAGTAAAATTGCCATGATTGTGCTTTCAATTGGTCATAAAAAAGTTTCCAACTTGTTTTTACTTTCATTAATACCAAAGTGTCTACACTATTAAAATATGTTGTGATTTCTTCAATAGTTTTTACTCTTGGCACTATGGCAATTTTATCGTTTAAAAGACTTAATGGTATTTGATGCTTTGCTGCTCCTAAACTAAATGAATTAATTCCTGGTATTAACGAAATAGGCACATTTAACTCTTGCAAATGTTCCATGATGTAAGTGAAAGAAGCATATAAACTTAAATCTCCTTCACAAACAATAGCTACTTTCTTTCCTTTAGCAGCTAATTTCTGAATTTCAAAAGCTGTAGTTTCATAAACTCTTTTTGATTGTGATCTATTATCAGACATTTCTAAATAGAACCCTCTAAGATCTTTATCTTTTAAGTTATGATATTCTAGTAACGGATAAACGAAACTCTTTTGTACACCTTTAAATGTTGAACCTGGATAAAATATAACATCACTTTCTTGTAAAATACGTAATGCTTTTATGGTTAACAATTCAGGATCACCTGGGCCCAAAGCCACTCCATATACCATAGGTTATTTTTTCTTCTTTCGTTTGTAAAGAAATAATTGCCATTTTTCTTCAGCCACACCTTCTTTATCCATTTCTGCTCTAGACATTGTG
This genomic stretch from Tenacibaculum jejuense harbors:
- the cobI gene encoding precorrin-2 C(20)-methyltransferase — its product is MVYGVALGPGDPELLTIKALRILQESDVIFYPGSTFKGVQKSFVYPLLEYHNLKDKDLRGFYLEMSDNRSQSKRVYETTAFEIQKLAAKGKKVAIVCEGDLSLYASFTYIMEHLQELNVPISLIPGINSFSLGAAKHQIPLSLLNDKIAIVPRVKTIEEITTYFNSVDTLVLMKVKTSWKLFYDQLKAQSWQFYYCERLGTPQEYITTNLQEISEREIPYFSLLIIKNNKTDD